The genomic stretch CACGAGATGCTGGTGCAGGTGTTCGGCGTGCGCGAAAGCTGGTACGAGGTGATCTCGCGCGACCGCGGCACCTGGCGCAAGGTGTGGGAGGCGCCCCGCTGCGTGGAGCAGCCCCCCGTAGCCCGCAGCATCGGCGCGGCCGAGCGCACCAGCCAGCAGCCCTGACCGATCTGGGTCGACGGAGTGCAAAAGAGAAGGGGTGGACGCGGATCGCGTCCACCCCTCTTCGTTTTCACCCGTCAGAGGAACCGGTCCGGGTGCGACGGGAGCGATCGCCGCGAGTGATATACCCGGGATATCGTTACTTCCCGGCCCTCAATCCGGTAGATGACCCGGAACGGCGGTACGATGACTTCTCGCCAGTCCGGGTCTTCCCAGCCGGGTACGGCGCGGCCGGAACGCGGGAATATATCGAGTCTTTGTACCCCTTTAAACAACTTGGCTACTAGCGGACGGCTGCTGGCGTGTAAGTGGCGGGCAGTGTAGTCGTGGATGTCGAGGAGGTCACGGATGGCGAGATGCGACCACCTTACTCCGTACTCCACGTCGAGACCAGTGCTTCGACCTCCGCCTGGCTGTACAGGCGTTCGGTCGCGGCG from Longimicrobium sp. encodes the following:
- a CDS encoding type II toxin-antitoxin system RelE/ParE family toxin, whose amino-acid sequence is MEYGVRWSHLAIRDLLDIHDYTARHLHASSRPLVAKLFKGVQRLDIFPRSGRAVPGWEDPDWREVIVPPFRVIYRIEGREVTISRVYHSRRSLPSHPDRFL